The genomic DNA AGCCTTGGTTTTATGATCATAAAGTTCTTAGGGGGGGCGCATGGACGACGCGCTCGAGGCTCATCCGGAATGCGTATCGAAATTTTTATCGCCCGGATAGAAGGGATGTTTTGGCAGGATTTCGCACTTGCGCGATATGAGAATTCTCATCGTTACTCCGGCTCCGAAAGGTTCGAGACATGGTAATCGCGTTACAGCCACAAGATGGGCAAATATCTTACGCGAGTTAGGACATAGCGTCTCTGTAACGAATCAGTATGCAAACAATAGATGCGATCTGCTCATCGCTCTCCATGCTCGGAAAAGTTATCCCGCAATTCGAGAATACAAAATAAAATATCCCGATAAGCCATTAATTGTTGCGCTTACGGGGACGGATGTTTATCAGGATTTGTCGTCGAGCGAAGAGGCGAAACACTCTTTAGAATACGCAGACCGCATCGTAACTCTTCAGCCCTTAGCGAAGAAAGCTCTGACACCTGAAATCGAAAAAAAAGCAATAGCGATTTTTCAATCGGCGAAGCCTGTTTTACCGAAACCACGCGAGAAGACAAACGTTTTCGAGGTTTGCGTTTTGTGTCATCTTCGGCGGGTAAAAGACCCTTTGCGTGCCGCATATGCGGCTCGTCTATTACCCGACGAATCGAAAATTCGAATCATCCATGTCGGAAAGGCAATCGAAGAGGAATACCGAGGAGAAGCGTTGCAGGAGATGGACAGAAACGGTCGCTATCGCTGGCTGGGCGAAGTGTCTCACAGAAAAGCGCTTCGAATCTTAGCACGCGCGAAACTGTTAGTGGTCTCTTCGGTCCTAGAAGGGGGGGCTAATGTGGTTTCCGAGGCTATCGTGAACGATGTGCCCGTGATTAGTAGCAGAATCGAGGGAAGCGTGGGAATCTTGGGAGAAGATTATCCCGGTTATTTCCAGGTGGGGGACACGAAAAAGTTAGCGGAGTCGATGTTGCGATGTGAAAAAGACGAAAGGTTTTATCGAGATTTGCAATTTCACTGCTCGCGGCTGCGCCCGCTCTTCACTCCGGGGAAAGAGCGCGATTCATGGAAAGGATTACTGGACGACCTTATTCAGGCACGCTCAATCCTGGCGCAGAGGGTTCGCGCGTGATGTAGTCGTTCATCGTCAATCCGAACATGATTACCAAAAAAAGGAAGCCTACTGCTGCCCAAACGTGTGTAAGGCGACCTGAGTAATACAAATGCATAAAGAAAAGAGCCACTAAGGACGTTTTCACCATAGCAACGAGCATAGCGACGACCGTGTTCCACCTTCCCAAATGCATCGTCGCAACCCAATACGTAACAAAAAGCAATATCATCAAAAGAACATACACTATGAAATAAACGCGAACCGGAACAATGTGCATTTGCATAACTTCACCTACCTATGAGATACAACAACGGGAATAAGAAGATCCAAACGATGTCTACGAAGTGCCAATACAACCCTGCCAACTCCACAGGGATGAAATCCTGCCGTTGATTTCGCATATTAATCGTTCGAATAACGAGAGCAATCATGACGATAACACCGATGAGGACGTGAGCACCGTGGAGCCCCGTCATCGCGAAATAGAGATTGAAAAACATCTGCGCCTTATCGTTCGGGACGCCAGGGTCTCCGAAATTGAAATTCGGTCCTGGGAAAAGATGATGCTCGAATTTCTCCTTGTATTCGAAATATTTGATGACCAAGAAGGTTATCGCAAAAGCCATCGTAGCGAGAAGGTAGCTGACTTGCGCTTTCCAACGATTGAGCATCGCACTTCGAACAGCGAGCGCCATTGTGAAACTGCTGGTGAGCAGGACTGCGGTATTGACGCCTCCCAAAACCTTGTCCAATTTTTCGTGAGCGGCGTACCAAATCTCGGGATACAGTGCACGGTATACGATATATGCGGCGAATAACCCCCCGAAAAACATAATTTCCGTTACCAGGAAAACCCACATCCCTACCGTGTAGGCTTCTGTTTGTTGCTCGATATCTTCGAACTGGTGTCCGAGTTCGAGTTCGTCTGGATGATGTTCTATTGCTTCTTGGTGAGTAGTCATTACGCAGCACCTTTCACATTTTCTTCGTAAGCATATGCCTCTTCACGAACTATGGGGCGGTGTTCGAAGTTGTCGGGAATCGGGGGGGTAGCGGTTTGCCATTCGAGTCCTTTCGCCCCCCACGGATTGGCGGGAGCTTTTTCACCGCAGAAGACGGACCAAATCAAGTAAGTCGCAGTGATTAGATATCCTACAGTCAAGATCGAAGCTCCTGCCGATGAAAGCACATGCAAAACTTGCCATTCTTCAGGGTAACTCGCATATCGTCTCGGCATTCCCAAATAACCGAGAATGAATTGTGGCAAGAAGGTCAAGTTGAAGCCGATGAACACGACGAGAGCGGAGAGTTTCCCGAAGGCTTCGGGATACATGCGACCCGTAATTTTAGGCCACCAGAAGTGCAATCCTCCGAGAAAGCCCATTATCGCCCCCCCAACCATAATGTAGTGGAAATGAGCGACGACGAAATAAGTATCTTGCAATGGAATATCCATTCCGAGCGAAGCGAGGTAAAGACCTGTAAGTCCGCCAATCGTAAAAAGCCCTATGAATCCCAAAGCGAAAAGCATAGGAGATTCGAAGCGCACTCTCCCTTTATAGAGAGTTGCCGTCCAGTTGAAAATTTTTACAGCAGAAGGAATAGCAACTAAAAAGGTAAGAAACGAAAACACGATACTGGCGAATCGGGATTGTCCGCTGGTAAACAAATGGTGTCCCCAAACTAAAAAACCGATAATAGCGATGGCAATGCTCGAATAAGCCACGAACTCGTATCCGAAGATTTTCCTGTGCGAAAAGCAGGTAATCAACTCGCTGATAACGCCCATAGCGGGAAGAATCATGATGTAAACCGCAGGATGGGAGTAAAACCAGAAAAGATGCTGAAATAGAATCGGGTCTCCACCTTTTGCGGGGTCAAAAATACCGATTCCGAGAACTCGTTCCAGCCCGACTAAAAATAAAGTAATCGCAACTACCGGCGTACCGAGGACCATGATTACGCTCGTGGCGTAATGCGCCCAGACAAAGAGCGGAAGCCGATACCAAGTCATTCCGGGCGCACGCATTTTGTGAATCGTCACAATGAAGTTCAATCCCGTAAAAATCGAGGAAAACCCTGCGATAAATGCAGCGGCGACCGTTGCGGTAACCGCTGTCTGAGCAAAACTACTGCTGTAAGGAGTGTAAAACGTCCAACCCGTATCCACACCTCCGACGACGAGGGCTCCGAATGCAATTAACCCCCCCAATGTAAAGATATACCAACTAAACAGATTCAATCTCGGAAACGCTACATCTCTCGCGCCGATCATGAGCGGAATCAAAAAGTTTCCGAGAAATGCAGGAATGGATGGAATCAGGAAAAAGAAAATCAGAATTACGCCATGCAGTGTGAAAAGTTTGTTGTAGGTGTCCGAGGTAAAAAAGTCCGATTTAGGGGTGAGCAGTTCTAAACGAATGAGTGCCGCCATCGTTCCTCCGATGGCGAAAAACACACA from Fimbriimonadales bacterium includes the following:
- the senB gene encoding selenoneine biosynthesis selenosugar synthase SenB, with product MRILIVTPAPKGSRHGNRVTATRWANILRELGHSVSVTNQYANNRCDLLIALHARKSYPAIREYKIKYPDKPLIVALTGTDVYQDLSSSEEAKHSLEYADRIVTLQPLAKKALTPEIEKKAIAIFQSAKPVLPKPREKTNVFEVCVLCHLRRVKDPLRAAYAARLLPDESKIRIIHVGKAIEEEYRGEALQEMDRNGRYRWLGEVSHRKALRILARAKLLVVSSVLEGGANVVSEAIVNDVPVISSRIEGSVGILGEDYPGYFQVGDTKKLAESMLRCEKDERFYRDLQFHCSRLRPLFTPGKERDSWKGLLDDLIQARSILAQRVRA
- a CDS encoding cytochrome C oxidase subunit IV family protein translates to MQMHIVPVRVYFIVYVLLMILLFVTYWVATMHLGRWNTVVAMLVAMVKTSLVALFFMHLYYSGRLTHVWAAVGFLFLVIMFGLTMNDYITREPSAPGLSVPE
- a CDS encoding cytochrome c oxidase subunit 3 family protein: MTTHQEAIEHHPDELELGHQFEDIEQQTEAYTVGMWVFLVTEIMFFGGLFAAYIVYRALYPEIWYAAHEKLDKVLGGVNTAVLLTSSFTMALAVRSAMLNRWKAQVSYLLATMAFAITFLVIKYFEYKEKFEHHLFPGPNFNFGDPGVPNDKAQMFFNLYFAMTGLHGAHVLIGVIVMIALVIRTINMRNQRQDFIPVELAGLYWHFVDIVWIFLFPLLYLIGR
- the ctaD gene encoding cytochrome c oxidase subunit I → MTEPGGKTVQKNYLNADYSIKSWLFTLDHKRIGILYLLTICVFFAIGGTMAALIRLELLTPKSDFFTSDTYNKLFTLHGVILIFFFLIPSIPAFLGNFLIPLMIGARDVAFPRLNLFSWYIFTLGGLIAFGALVVGGVDTGWTFYTPYSSSFAQTAVTATVAAAFIAGFSSIFTGLNFIVTIHKMRAPGMTWYRLPLFVWAHYATSVIMVLGTPVVAITLFLVGLERVLGIGIFDPAKGGDPILFQHLFWFYSHPAVYIMILPAMGVISELITCFSHRKIFGYEFVAYSSIAIAIIGFLVWGHHLFTSGQSRFASIVFSFLTFLVAIPSAVKIFNWTATLYKGRVRFESPMLFALGFIGLFTIGGLTGLYLASLGMDIPLQDTYFVVAHFHYIMVGGAIMGFLGGLHFWWPKITGRMYPEAFGKLSALVVFIGFNLTFLPQFILGYLGMPRRYASYPEEWQVLHVLSSAGASILTVGYLITATYLIWSVFCGEKAPANPWGAKGLEWQTATPPIPDNFEHRPIVREEAYAYEENVKGAA